One Lottiidibacillus patelloidae genomic region harbors:
- a CDS encoding YjcZ family sporulation protein, translating to MGHYKGGFALIVVLFILLIIVGASWVY from the coding sequence ATGGGTCACTATAAAGGTGGATTTGCATTAATCGTAGTATTGTTCATCCTATTAATCATTGTTGGTGCTAGCTGGGTATACTAG
- the namA gene encoding NADPH dehydrogenase NamA gives MSNNTALFSPITINGVTLKNRIVMSPMCMYSCLEQDGKVTSFHKTHYISRAVGQVGLICLEATAVSTEGRISEEDLGIWNDEHVTGLKELVHGIHEAGSKAAIQLAHAGRKAMVKEDIIAPTAEPHKEGMKVPVAMSEEQIKKTINDFKEGARRAKEAGFDIIELHGAHGYLINEFLSPLINTRQDQYGGNMENRYRFLKEIITSVKEVWDGPLFVRISASDYHEQGNNADTYVSVAQWMKEQGVDLVDCSSGGVIQVKLQQKINVFPGYQVAFADKIRNEAHIATGAVGMITSGLQAEEIIQNNRADLVFIGRELLRDPYWPRTAAKELNATIESPQQYNRAW, from the coding sequence ATGAGTAACAATACAGCATTATTTTCACCGATCACTATTAATGGTGTTACCTTAAAAAACCGAATAGTTATGTCACCTATGTGCATGTATTCTTGTCTAGAACAAGATGGAAAAGTAACAAGCTTTCATAAAACTCATTACATAAGTCGAGCAGTTGGCCAAGTTGGACTAATTTGTTTAGAAGCAACCGCAGTTTCTACAGAAGGACGTATTTCTGAAGAGGACCTTGGAATTTGGAATGATGAGCATGTTACTGGCTTAAAGGAGCTAGTCCATGGCATCCATGAAGCAGGTAGTAAGGCAGCAATTCAACTAGCACATGCTGGAAGAAAAGCTATGGTAAAGGAAGATATAATCGCACCTACAGCTGAACCTCATAAAGAAGGCATGAAAGTACCAGTAGCAATGAGTGAAGAACAAATTAAGAAAACGATTAATGACTTCAAGGAAGGGGCTAGAAGAGCAAAAGAAGCTGGCTTTGATATTATTGAATTACACGGCGCACACGGATATTTAATTAATGAATTTCTATCGCCACTAATCAATACACGCCAAGATCAGTACGGTGGTAATATGGAGAACCGTTACCGCTTCTTAAAAGAAATCATTACTTCAGTCAAAGAAGTGTGGGATGGTCCATTATTCGTTCGTATTTCTGCTAGTGACTACCATGAACAAGGAAATAACGCTGATACATATGTCTCCGTTGCTCAGTGGATGAAAGAGCAAGGGGTTGACCTAGTTGATTGCAGCTCTGGTGGAGTTATCCAAGTTAAATTACAACAAAAAATAAATGTATTTCCTGGCTACCAAGTAGCCTTTGCAGATAAAATCCGCAATGAAGCACATATTGCAACAGGTGCAGTTGGAATGATCACTAGTGGGCTGCAGGCAGAGGAAATCATTCAAAATAATCGAGCTGATCTAGTATTTATTGGTCGAGAATTATTACGTGACCCTTACTGGCCAAGAACTGCAGCTAAAGAACTAAACGCAACAATAGAAAGTCCGCAACAATATAATCGAGCGTGGTAA
- a CDS encoding stage VI sporulation protein F codes for MSDNPFFNNIEKKTGVNMGEVLKLAQSLQSANFKDEKTVRDVIQKVSKIANKPVSKEKEEQIVQAILKNNMPLDLASLTKMFDKK; via the coding sequence ATGAGCGATAATCCATTTTTTAATAATATAGAAAAGAAAACAGGTGTTAATATGGGTGAGGTGCTTAAACTAGCCCAATCCTTACAATCAGCTAACTTTAAAGATGAAAAAACGGTGCGTGATGTTATTCAAAAAGTATCAAAAATAGCGAATAAACCTGTTTCTAAGGAAAAAGAAGAACAAATTGTGCAAGCGATTCTTAAAAACAATATGCCTTTAGACCTTGCATCACTTACGAAAATGTTTGATAAGAAGTAA
- a CDS encoding DUF3221 domain-containing protein, translated as MKKVILGIIFTMLLTACGSTSVNDNPSNGNNNSSDEKEPMYEGVSGFIISLSSDEMLVIGIKDNEEATYYSFNDKTIVEDGHGDWLSYKDLRIGQFVDTYYRGGIAESYPMQGGAAKVIIHSDATYPPATGIANAISTLDVEDDYPYIYAFNKDGDFWTIEISFLNQSQSNIQFKINEDGEIIE; from the coding sequence ATGAAAAAAGTTATTTTAGGAATTATTTTTACAATGCTATTAACAGCTTGTGGGTCGACTAGTGTTAATGATAACCCTTCTAATGGGAATAACAATTCAAGTGATGAAAAAGAACCAATGTATGAAGGTGTAAGTGGATTTATCATCAGTCTTTCTAGCGATGAGATGCTAGTTATAGGCATAAAGGATAATGAAGAAGCCACATATTACTCTTTCAATGATAAAACGATTGTTGAAGATGGTCACGGTGATTGGCTTTCATATAAAGATTTGAGGATTGGTCAATTCGTTGATACGTATTATAGAGGAGGAATTGCAGAATCTTATCCAATGCAAGGTGGAGCTGCGAAAGTAATTATTCATTCAGATGCTACGTATCCTCCAGCTACTGGTATAGCAAATGCAATTTCGACATTAGACGTTGAAGATGATTATCCTTATATTTATGCCTTTAATAAAGACGGTGATTTCTGGACAATTGAAATTAGCTTTTTAAATCAATCGCAAAGCAATATTCAATTCAAAATAAATGAAGATGGAGAAATTATTGAGTAA
- a CDS encoding alpha/beta hydrolase: MRAKNKNEKRPSDVKSNYSKLALGLFILLVFSLCTVSLLSFSVATKLTHPDRTIAKHHPSKKNLPTENIIFLSRKDKISLSGWIIKAKRDTNKWVILSHGYGGNRNIFGSKGPNFYKFLHDNGYNILTFDYRNSGVSDGKITTVGYHEENDLLGAIDYILTINADAEICLMGWSQGAAVSLLTASKHESVKLVVADSSFRNLQGFVNENLSQWSNLPNYPFTPAILFMIPIITGTNIADVSPIDAINNFNGPILLIHSINDTTIPAKNSKYIYEKYKEKKEITLILYDSDRHKDAYKQFPKQYKADILEFFNRYGF, from the coding sequence TTGAGGGCGAAAAATAAAAATGAAAAACGCCCCTCCGATGTAAAAAGCAACTATTCTAAATTGGCATTAGGACTTTTTATTTTACTAGTCTTTAGTTTATGTACAGTATCACTACTAAGTTTTTCCGTTGCTACGAAGTTGACTCACCCAGATCGAACCATTGCAAAGCATCACCCTTCCAAAAAAAATCTCCCCACTGAAAATATAATTTTTCTAAGTAGAAAAGATAAGATATCACTTAGTGGATGGATTATTAAGGCAAAACGTGATACGAATAAATGGGTCATATTATCACATGGATACGGTGGAAACCGTAATATATTTGGCAGTAAAGGTCCTAATTTTTATAAATTCTTGCATGATAATGGCTACAACATTTTGACGTTTGACTACCGTAATAGCGGAGTATCTGATGGAAAAATAACAACAGTAGGCTATCATGAAGAAAATGACTTGCTAGGGGCGATTGATTATATCTTAACCATAAATGCAGATGCCGAGATATGTTTAATGGGATGGTCACAAGGGGCTGCAGTCTCATTACTTACTGCCAGTAAACATGAATCTGTGAAACTAGTTGTTGCCGATTCCTCATTTAGGAACTTACAAGGGTTTGTTAATGAGAACTTATCACAATGGTCAAATCTCCCTAACTATCCTTTTACTCCCGCAATCTTATTTATGATTCCGATTATTACAGGAACCAATATAGCTGATGTTTCACCAATTGATGCGATAAATAATTTCAACGGACCTATTCTACTCATTCACTCCATAAATGACACAACAATCCCTGCTAAAAATAGCAAATATATTTATGAGAAATATAAAGAGAAAAAAGAAATAACATTAATACTTTATGATAGTGACCGACATAAGGATGCCTACAAACAGTTTCCCAAGCAATATAAAGCTGATATACTAGAATTTTTTAATCGCTATGGCTTTTAA
- the rnz gene encoding ribonuclease Z: protein MELTFLGTGAGVPAKERNVSAIALKFLNNNGAVWLFDCGEATQHQILHTSIKPSKIEKIFITHLHGDHIFGLPGLLGSRSFQGGETELTIYGPKGIKSFVETALTVSGTHLKYPLKIEEVDEEWGIETSHYSVTSALLEHGIPCFGYRVVEKDQPGELNVKRLQEMGIAPGPIYRELKEGKKITLPDGSTLDGNTLIGPAKKGRIIAILGDTRVCENAVNLSKSADLVIHEATFKSNEHELAHRYFHSTAKEAAAVAEKAGAKRLILTHISSRYQKESALELVNEARENFTNTEIASDLAMYKVEKE, encoded by the coding sequence ATGGAACTTACGTTTTTAGGAACTGGTGCGGGTGTACCGGCAAAGGAAAGAAATGTATCAGCTATAGCCTTGAAATTTTTAAATAATAATGGTGCAGTTTGGTTGTTTGATTGCGGAGAAGCTACACAACACCAAATTTTACATACATCAATAAAGCCGAGCAAAATAGAAAAGATATTTATTACTCATTTGCACGGGGATCACATCTTTGGTTTGCCTGGCTTGTTAGGAAGCAGATCTTTTCAAGGGGGAGAAACCGAGTTAACGATTTATGGACCAAAAGGTATTAAGTCTTTCGTTGAAACAGCCCTAACAGTGAGTGGTACACATTTAAAATATCCTTTGAAAATAGAAGAAGTCGATGAAGAGTGGGGCATAGAAACGAGTCATTATTCGGTGACATCAGCACTTCTTGAACATGGCATACCGTGTTTTGGCTATCGCGTTGTGGAAAAGGATCAACCTGGCGAGCTTAATGTCAAAAGACTACAGGAAATGGGGATTGCTCCTGGTCCGATTTATCGCGAGTTAAAAGAAGGGAAAAAAATAACGTTGCCAGATGGTAGTACATTAGATGGTAATACGTTAATTGGTCCAGCAAAAAAAGGACGTATTATTGCAATATTAGGTGATACAAGAGTATGTGAAAATGCTGTCAATTTATCTAAGAGCGCCGATCTAGTCATTCATGAAGCTACTTTTAAATCAAATGAACATGAATTAGCGCATCGTTATTTTCATTCAACGGCAAAAGAAGCAGCGGCAGTAGCTGAAAAGGCAGGTGCTAAAAGGCTCATTTTAACGCATATTAGTTCCCGTTATCAAAAGGAAAGTGCTTTAGAATTAGTGAATGAGGCAAGAGAAAATTTTACTAATACAGAGATTGCTTCGGACTTAGCAATGTATAAAGTGGAAAAAGAATGA